GGTTTTAGCAGAAATAGGGCAGTTATCGGCGAAAGAAGGTCAAATTATCATCGGGGCAGCGGTTCTCGATGATATTCTCGGTATTATCGTTCTCGCCGTCGTTGCTTCTTTGGTGAAGACCGGAGAAGTGCAGATTAGCAAAGTAATTTATCTAGCTATTAGTTCTAGCGCCTTTGTGATCGGGGCGATCCTGATCGGTCGTTTTTTAAGCCCCTTTTACGTTCAATTAGTTAATAGCATGAAAACTAGGGGACAATTGCTCTTAGTTTCCCTGATTTTCGCCTTTATTCTTGCCTATATTGCCCAAGTTATCCAATTAGAAGCGATTCTCGGTTCCTTTGCCGCGGGCCTAGTCCTAGGGGAAACGGAAAAGCGATCGGAATTGGCAGAACAAGTGTTCCCGATCGCCGATTTATTTGTACCGATATTTTTCGTCTGTGTGGGGGCAAAAACCGATTTAAGTGTCCTTAATCCCGCTATTCCCACTAATCGAGAAGGATTAGTCTTAGCGGCTTTCTTAATTGTCGTCGCTATTTTGGGTAAAGTGGTGACGGGGTTAGCCGTTTTCAGCAAGGAAAAACTCAATCGCTTGGCGATCGGAGTTGGCATGATTCCCCGGGGTGAAGTGGGTTTAGTCTTTGCTGGAGTCGGGGCTGCTAGTGGCGCTTTATCCCCCGCTACCGATGCGGCCATTATTATGATGGTGATCTTGACTACCTTTATCGCTCCGCCCCTGTTAAGGTTAGTATTTAAAGAACCTACCGCCAGTCCTCAATCAGTGAGCAGTGATCGGTGAGCAGTTACCAGTGGTAGTGTTAAGTGAGCAGTATTAAGTGGTACTAACAGCGCTGTCTTTTCATTGATAACTGATAACTGATGACTGATAACTGATAACTGATCAGAAACATAGCAGACCATACCAACGTCCCATAAGCTTGTTTTTATTGATAGTCATTCTCAGAGCATTAACGGAGCTATGGATGGCAAAAAATCGACAAAATCGTCCATTTTTACCGAAAAAAGGTAATTGATAACCGAGCAACGGGAGCATCGATCGTGAGATTTCATTGGTTATTCCTAAGCGCATTAACTTGGTTGCTGGTGGCGGCCCCTGCTTGGGCGGGCAAGCTCGTCTTTTGGCGATTCGACACCAATGAGAATCGTCTGGTGTTCACCACCGACAATCGAGTGCAACCGCGAGCGCAAATGATCACTAACCCCACCAGGATCGTGATCGATCTGCCCGGGATCAAGTTAGGGCAACCCAATATTAACCGGCCCATTGGCAATATCGTCAGAAGTGTCCGTATCGGTCAATTTGATGCGGAAACTACCCGTTTAGTGATTGAATTGGCCCCAGGCTACACCTTTGATCCTCAACAGGTAAGAATTCGCGGAATTTCGCCCACCCAATGGACAGTGGAACTGCCAGAACCCCAACCGATTACTGAGCAAACAGAACCACCCGTTACCCCTGACCCCACACCTCCCCCCGATCGCGGTTCCACCCGTCCCACTCCCCCACCTCCAGTTAGCCAGACGGACAACAACGATGATTTTCAGGTCACTCGCAATGGTCTTTTTGTCCGTTTAGAGCAAAATGGTGATGAGCGATCGATCCGCAGTCAACGCAGCCGCGACGGCAAAAAAATCGAATTTGAATTACCCGGGGCCACTTTACCGAGCAGTCTCACCGGTCAAACTATCCCAGTTAACCGTTACGGTGTCGGCGATATTCAATTCAGTCAGACTGCCAATCAACGGGCTAAGATTTCCCTAAGCGTTAATAAAGATAGTCCCGATTGGCAAGCTCTCTATAGTCGTTTTGGTGGCTTGGTTTTACTGCCTAGGGGTGGTCTGGGTGCCGTGGATAATATCTCCTCTCCTCCCCCCACTAGCGCCACTAATCCCAATCCTCGCCCCAACAATCCCCCCCCGAAAACTGCCAATAATCCCCCTTCTAGCAATCGTTTGGCCACGATCTCCTCGATCGATCTGACGGGCAATAACGATCGCCTCTTAATTCGTGCGGATTTACCCCTGAAAGCTAACGGCAGTGTTAACCAGGATGGTGTCTATGAACTACGCATCGAAAATGCTAAGTTAGCCGAGTCTTTTCGTGGTCCGCGCTTCGGTCGCCATAGTCCCATCTATCAATTGCGGGTACGTCAGGAAAGTGCCAATAGGGTGCTGATTTTGGTACAGACCGCGGCAGGATTTCAATTAGGTCAACTGAATCAATCGGACGGTCAAACCCTAGCCCTAGAATTGCTTTCCTCCCGCAATTCTAGCCCCGTTTCCCAAGTTCCTGACTTCACCACTATCCCTGTTCCCTTACCCCCCAATACGGGCCAATTTAACCCACCGCCGCGGCCCTCTAACCCCACTCCTAATCCCCCCCGACAAGGCAATAGCCGCTTTCTGGTGGTGATCGATCCGGGCCATGGTGGTAAGGATCCGGGGGCGATCGGAATTGGTGGCCTTCAGGAAAAAAACGTGATTCTGCCCATTTCCCTAGAAGTTACCCGCATTCTGCAACAACAGGGCATCGATGTGCGTCTAACTAGAGATAGCGATTTCTTTGTCACCCTGCAAGGGCGCACGGATCTGGCTAACCGGATCGATGCCGATCTATTTGTCAGTATCCACGCTAACTCTATGGGGAAAGCACGACCGGATGTCAATGGCCTAGAGGTGTATTACTTCGGTGATCGCCGTTTATCGGATACCATCCATCGCAATATTGTCCGCACTGTCGATATGCGCGATCGGGGGGTGCGTCGGGCCCGTTTCTATGTGCTGAGAACCTCGAAAATGCCCTCCACCCTCGTGGAAGTGGGTTTCGTTACCGGCGCTGAGGATGCGGCTAAATTAGCCAATGCCAACTTTCAACGACAAATGGCGGCGGCGATCGCAAGGGGGATTATTGAATATATTCAACGAAATCTCCGTTAATGATTAAATGATTGGAGCATTAGTTTACCAATCAAAAAATCCGTGTTTTAATATCATCAAATAAAGCTACTTTAGATCAGCGTTTTCCTCGATATCTATGAGAGAATCACAATTTAGTCCGATTGGTGTGTTTGATAGTGGTGTGGGTGGACTGACCGTTTTAAGGGAGTTGTATCGACAACTGCCCCAAGAATCGATTCTCTATTTCGCTGATACCGCTAGACTTCCCTACGGAACCCGTTCTAAAGGGGAAATTATCGAATTTGTCCGGGAAATTCTCACTTGGATGAGCGAGCGCCAGGTGAAAATGGTGATTATGGCCTGTAATACCAGTTCCGCCTTGGCTTTAGAAGAAGTACGGGCCGAATTTAAAGATTTACCAATTTTAGGGGTAATTTTACCCGGGGCCAAAACTGCCGTGCAAAAAGGAAAGCGCATTGGGGTGATTTCTACCCCCGCTACGGCTAAAAGTAATGCCTATAAACAGGCGATTCAAGAAATCGATCCTACTGCCCAAGTTTGGCAAATTCCCTGTCCTGAATTTGTCCCTTTGATCGAGGCTAACCGCATTTTTGACCCCTACACCACACAAGTGGCTAGAGAATATCTTCAGCCTTTACTGGCAGAAAATATTGATACTCTGGTCTATGGTTGTACCCATTATCGCCATCTTTCCCCGGTTTTACGTCGTCTTTTACCTAGTTCCGTGCGGTTGGTAGATCCCGCCGCTGCCGTTGTTCGATCGGCGGAAAAAGAGCTAGAATTATTAGGTCTAAAAAATCCCGAAACACCCCTACCTACTAACTTCGCAGTTAGCGGTGATCCTAACACTTTTGCTCGTTTATCTCGTCAATGGCTAGGTTTTTCTCCTACGGTAGAAAAGGTTTATTTGCCCGTCCCCGTTTTATAGCCGTCGGCCTTTTTCAGTGTGCAGTTATTAGTGTGCAGTTATCAGTGTGCAGTTATCAGTGAAAAGACAGTAGGAAACTGCTATTTACAGCCTTTCTCGTCAAGGTGAAGCACAGACACTAATAGTTGCTAATCAACTATTTCAGCGGCAAGAACGAACCTCATGTATCTGAGAAACGCTGTAATACTGCTCACTTAAAACTCAAATCTGATCAACTGATAACTGATAACTGATCACTGATAACTGATTAGGAGTTGATTTTAGCTTTTTTGGCGATCGCTAGTAAGAGGTAGATCATCAGTAAATACACCATTGGTAACACTAAGGTCATGGTAGGCATTGTTTGATTAGGGAGGAGAGAAGATAGTTAAAATTAGGTAGGCTCGATCTTTCCCCATTGATCATTGAATGACTAGCGACGAGAAAACTAGCTAAATCTGCAAACAGATCGAGCTTATCCGTCAGTCACTCTGCCAAAGGACTGCGATCGAGTTGGACAGGTAATCGTCTTCAACTCCATTCTTCCCACTAGAAACTGACGAGAAAAAATTCCTCATCTTAACAATTCCTAGGTGAGAACTGGGGGTTAATTTCTGGCAACTGCCACTATCAACTTAACATAAGTTGTCAAGGACTGGGAAAAAATTTTTTTAAGCTCGATCGAAAGGAGAATAATCAAGATTTGGCGACGAAGAAGATTGTCGTCGTAATCAATCATGATTTGAGAATAATTTGAGCAGCGAAGCTAGGATATTTGTCATAATCTCAAGCATAAAAAGGCAATTTTTAAATTTATTTGAGTTAAATATTAGATATAGCAAAGAGCGGGATAGTTAGGACATAATAGAGAAAAAGAAATGAGGAGAAGCTTTCATGGCAGCACCCTATAGTGATGATTTAAGACAGAAAGCAGTGAGTGCCGTAGAGCGAGGGGAGAAAAAAAGCCATGTCTGTCGCACCCTCAATATTAGTCGTAATACATTAGACCTATGGCTGAAACGGAAGAAACAAACTGGGACGGTGGCCGCTAAAACTAACTATCGTCGAGGGCCGAAGCCCCAAATTGACGATTTAGAAGCCTTTCAAAAGTTGGCCGAACAATATGGGCATTTGACCCAAGAAAAAATGGCGCAAAAATGGGCTAACCCAGTCAGTAGGATGAGAATTGGTCAAGCGCTCAAAAGAATTGGATTTACTAGAAAAAAAAACTTATGGCTACAGAGAAAGAGATGAAGAAGCCCGAAAAGAGTTTCTCCAAAAAATCAGAGGTTATGCCCCGGAAAGATTTGTCTATATTGATGAAGCTGGAATAGATAACACCATCGATTATCCTTATGGATATTGTCACAAATCAGAAAGATTTGAGGCTTTAAAGTTAGGTCACTGTAGCGAACGAGTTAGTGTGATCAGCGGTTGGTGGCGTGGTTCCACGATCGCGCCAATGGTGTTTGAGGGGTACTGTAATACAGAGTTGGTGTGTGAGTGGATAGAACAATTGCTATTACCCGAACTACTACCCGGTCAAATTATCATCATTGATAACGCCAGTTTTCATCCCAAAGAGAGAATCAAAAAATTGTTAGCTAAAGCGGGATGTGAAGTGCTATTTTTACCCGCCTATTCTCCAGACCTCAACAAAATTGAAAAGTTCTGGGCTAGATTGAAAAACTATGTTAGTCAGATTATCAATGATAGTGAAAACCTTGTGGATGCTGTGAGTAAAGCCTTCAGGCATCTGTCCTAACTAACTCGTTCTATGCCATAGTACTAAATCCGTTTTCAATAGCGTGATTAACTCCCGATCAAACTTTAAAAACCGACTCCATGCTCCCCTCTCCTCTATCTCTTTTAAACAGGATTTAGTATATTGGGTAACAGTCGTCAACCCAACCTATAAGATTAGCTTACTGCTACTCAGTACCTTCGGCATGGCACTAATAATTTTTGATCATTAATTCTCTCCCCGCCGCTGCCTGTCCTTGTTTATAATTATTCATGCCATACTGAAGATTCCACTCGATAATATGGGCAAAATCAAAGAGTTTTCGTATCTCTGGACAATCATCGTAGGTAATTAACCATTTAGCCTGACATTGACGCATATTATCGGCAAAACGTTGATGATCGAAGCTGGTATGTAAATTACCTCTTACACCGTACAAACGGGATTTTGTGGCACTATAGTAGGGGGGATCGAGAAAGATAAAAACTTCTTTTCCCTCAGCAAATAATAATTCTTCGTAGTCTTGGTTAGTAATTTTTACCGATGCTAATAACGGGGCAATTTGGGTTAATCTGGCAATTGATGAATCAGTAAATCTACTGGTAAAAGCTGCTTGAGAATAACCTCCCGAATCCACTGTTCCCGAAAAAGTAATCCGATTTAAGATAAAAAAACGCACCGCTTTCTCAAAGTCGGTTAACTTTAAATCTTCCCTTGTCAAATCTTGAAATAATTCTCGTCCTCTATCATATTTCTGTTTAATTTCTGTTATCTTTGCTACCAATAAATCAATATTTTCTTGAGCGCATTGCCAGAAACAATATAAATCATAATTTAAGTCATTAATCCAATAGGTTTTTATCTGTTGTCCAAAGAGTTGCTTAACAGCAAAAAACACAGAACCACCACCAAAAAAAGGTTCTCGATATTCCCTAATATTGACAGGAATTTGCGGCAGAATTTGCTTAATCGCCCGGGATTTCCCCCCCGGATAGCGCAAGGGACTTTTAATTTTTGACATTTTATACTAAATCCGTTTATTATTGAATTTCGTCTAACGACCAAGTTAGTCCTCGTGCTTCTCCCCAGACTTCTACTTACTTTGTCTAGCTTGACCAACTTTTAGCCATGCAAAGATTTGTTGTGGAGTCAGTGTCAACTGAACCCCTGCAATTACCTTAAGCTGGTGATCCCCTCTGCAAACTTCCGGCTCTTGTTGGGGAGTAAACATTAAAACAGAATAATCATCTGGATCAAGCATCCATCCTAATTTACTGCCATGTTTTAAACAATGTAGAATGTTGTCAATTACACGGTTTACCTTTTGATCTGGTGAAAGAATTTCGATAGTCAAATCAGGTGCTTCGGTAAAGTCGTCCTCCGGTTCACCTGCTTGATTCAGGTTAATTCGATTCCATGCAATTACTGCCACATCAGGAACGATCGAACGCCCGCCGAAGGTACATCGCAACTCAGGTAAAGCTGTATAATCAACAGTATGGCTGTCAACCTCAGCTAAAAGACGTTTTTGCAGGATAGAGTGTCGAGTCTTAGGCATGGGTTTCTGAATTGCGACTCCATGCAAGTATTCCCATGCTGGAGAATCCTCCAAATATGGCAATTTGAGGAAATCTTCAAGGGTGAGACTCTCAGTCAAGGAAGTCGTCATCGGTTCAAGCAAAGGTTTTTTTTGTG
This Microcystis wesenbergii NRERC-220 DNA region includes the following protein-coding sequences:
- a CDS encoding DNA adenine methylase is translated as MSKIKSPLRYPGGKSRAIKQILPQIPVNIREYREPFFGGGSVFFAVKQLFGQQIKTYWINDLNYDLYCFWQCAQENIDLLVAKITEIKQKYDRGRELFQDLTREDLKLTDFEKAVRFFILNRITFSGTVDSGGYSQAAFTSRFTDSSIARLTQIAPLLASVKITNQDYEELLFAEGKEVFIFLDPPYYSATKSRLYGVRGNLHTSFDHQRFADNMRQCQAKWLITYDDCPEIRKLFDFAHIIEWNLQYGMNNYKQGQAAAGRELMIKNY
- a CDS encoding cation:proton antiporter, which translates into the protein MILQPFLSSAWSPNLPLLASAATAETADSALVLACVLLSLTVIYFACKLGGEICVRFNLPPVLGELVGGVIIGVSVLKLLVFPEGGAGFEDSLLIHFLESTSPLIPEQSPAVFSAASEVISVLSELGVIILLFEIGLESDLQELIRVGPQAAAVAVVGVAVPFLVGTLGLIYIFHLATIPAIFAGAALTATSIGITAKVLAEIGQLSAKEGQIIIGAAVLDDILGIIVLAVVASLVKTGEVQISKVIYLAISSSAFVIGAILIGRFLSPFYVQLVNSMKTRGQLLLVSLIFAFILAYIAQVIQLEAILGSFAAGLVLGETEKRSELAEQVFPIADLFVPIFFVCVGAKTDLSVLNPAIPTNREGLVLAAFLIVVAILGKVVTGLAVFSKEKLNRLAIGVGMIPRGEVGLVFAGVGAASGALSPATDAAIIMMVILTTFIAPPLLRLVFKEPTASPQSVSSDR
- a CDS encoding N-acetylmuramoyl-L-alanine amidase — encoded protein: MRFHWLFLSALTWLLVAAPAWAGKLVFWRFDTNENRLVFTTDNRVQPRAQMITNPTRIVIDLPGIKLGQPNINRPIGNIVRSVRIGQFDAETTRLVIELAPGYTFDPQQVRIRGISPTQWTVELPEPQPITEQTEPPVTPDPTPPPDRGSTRPTPPPPVSQTDNNDDFQVTRNGLFVRLEQNGDERSIRSQRSRDGKKIEFELPGATLPSSLTGQTIPVNRYGVGDIQFSQTANQRAKISLSVNKDSPDWQALYSRFGGLVLLPRGGLGAVDNISSPPPTSATNPNPRPNNPPPKTANNPPSSNRLATISSIDLTGNNDRLLIRADLPLKANGSVNQDGVYELRIENAKLAESFRGPRFGRHSPIYQLRVRQESANRVLILVQTAAGFQLGQLNQSDGQTLALELLSSRNSSPVSQVPDFTTIPVPLPPNTGQFNPPPRPSNPTPNPPRQGNSRFLVVIDPGHGGKDPGAIGIGGLQEKNVILPISLEVTRILQQQGIDVRLTRDSDFFVTLQGRTDLANRIDADLFVSIHANSMGKARPDVNGLEVYYFGDRRLSDTIHRNIVRTVDMRDRGVRRARFYVLRTSKMPSTLVEVGFVTGAEDAAKLANANFQRQMAAAIARGIIEYIQRNLR
- the murI gene encoding glutamate racemase, which gives rise to MRESQFSPIGVFDSGVGGLTVLRELYRQLPQESILYFADTARLPYGTRSKGEIIEFVREILTWMSERQVKMVIMACNTSSALALEEVRAEFKDLPILGVILPGAKTAVQKGKRIGVISTPATAKSNAYKQAIQEIDPTAQVWQIPCPEFVPLIEANRIFDPYTTQVAREYLQPLLAENIDTLVYGCTHYRHLSPVLRRLLPSSVRLVDPAAAVVRSAEKELELLGLKNPETPLPTNFAVSGDPNTFARLSRQWLGFSPTVEKVYLPVPVL
- a CDS encoding IS630 family transposase; its protein translation is MDLLEKKTYGYRERDEEARKEFLQKIRGYAPERFVYIDEAGIDNTIDYPYGYCHKSERFEALKLGHCSERVSVISGWWRGSTIAPMVFEGYCNTELVCEWIEQLLLPELLPGQIIIIDNASFHPKERIKKLLAKAGCEVLFLPAYSPDLNKIEKFWARLKNYVSQIINDSENLVDAVSKAFRHLS
- a CDS encoding IS630 transposase-related protein; translation: MAAPYSDDLRQKAVSAVERGEKKSHVCRTLNISRNTLDLWLKRKKQTGTVAAKTNYRRGPKPQIDDLEAFQKLAEQYGHLTQEKMAQKWANPVSRMRIGQALKRIGFTRKKNLWLQRKR
- a CDS encoding Uma2 family endonuclease, translated to MTTSLTESLTLEDFLKLPYLEDSPAWEYLHGVAIQKPMPKTRHSILQKRLLAEVDSHTVDYTALPELRCTFGGRSIVPDVAVIAWNRINLNQAGEPEDDFTEAPDLTIEILSPDQKVNRVIDNILHCLKHGSKLGWMLDPDDYSVLMFTPQQEPEVCRGDHQLKVIAGVQLTLTPQQIFAWLKVGQARQSK